A genomic window from Candidatus Hydrogenedentota bacterium includes:
- a CDS encoding glycoside hydrolase family 88 protein — MIVDMRIRPSDLQSALHEFFGVAGRKIRRLNRAWDPAKGSPVFTRAGKYTSRGWTEWTQGFQFGCQILQFDATNEAAFLKMGRENTLRYMAPHVSHVGVHDHGFNNVSTYGNLRRLAREGRTKEGADAVHFYEMALKASGAVQAARWTATHDGGGFIHSFNGPHSLFSDTIRSCRVLVLGHQLGHCLMAENDRKISLLDRAIEHAIATARYNVYYGEGRDAYDVRGRVAHESIFNTKDGRYRCPSTQQGYSPFTTWTRGLAWVVLGYAEFLEALGAFPESAFKSFGGKKKLTAIFQKAAISAAEFYIERTPADGIPYWDTGAPGLANMPGYIDRPAQIDNPYEPVDSSAAVITAQGLLRLGRALGAKGKRFTQAGLTVARSLFAPPYLSTSYQHEGILLHSVYHRPNGWDYVPKGKRVPQGESSMWGDFHAMELAVYLMRTIHGGPYLAFYDRG, encoded by the coding sequence ATGATTGTCGACATGCGAATCCGACCTTCCGATCTGCAATCGGCCCTGCACGAATTCTTTGGCGTTGCGGGGCGAAAAATCCGGCGTCTGAACAGGGCGTGGGACCCGGCAAAGGGTTCCCCGGTGTTCACGCGCGCAGGAAAATACACGTCGCGCGGGTGGACGGAGTGGACGCAGGGGTTTCAATTCGGTTGTCAGATTCTGCAGTTTGATGCCACAAACGAGGCCGCGTTCCTGAAGATGGGCCGCGAGAACACGCTGCGGTATATGGCGCCGCACGTCAGCCACGTCGGGGTCCACGATCACGGATTTAACAATGTGTCCACGTACGGCAACCTGCGCCGGCTGGCGCGAGAAGGCCGCACAAAAGAGGGCGCGGACGCGGTCCATTTTTACGAGATGGCCCTTAAAGCGTCGGGCGCGGTGCAGGCGGCGCGCTGGACCGCGACGCACGATGGCGGAGGGTTCATACATTCGTTCAACGGGCCGCACTCGCTATTCAGCGATACGATTCGCTCGTGCCGCGTGCTGGTGCTCGGACACCAACTTGGACATTGTTTGATGGCCGAGAACGATAGAAAGATATCGTTGCTCGACCGCGCAATCGAACACGCGATCGCCACGGCACGATACAATGTCTACTACGGCGAGGGCCGGGACGCGTACGACGTTCGCGGGCGCGTGGCGCACGAGAGCATTTTCAACACGAAGGATGGCCGGTACCGTTGCCCGAGCACGCAGCAGGGTTATTCACCGTTCACGACGTGGACGCGCGGGCTTGCGTGGGTCGTGCTCGGGTACGCGGAATTCCTTGAAGCGCTAGGCGCGTTTCCGGAGTCGGCGTTCAAGTCATTCGGTGGAAAAAAGAAACTTACCGCGATTTTCCAGAAAGCCGCGATTTCCGCGGCGGAATTCTATATCGAGCGCACGCCGGCCGATGGTATTCCGTATTGGGACACGGGCGCACCCGGACTTGCGAATATGCCCGGATATATTGACCGGCCTGCGCAAATCGACAATCCATACGAGCCCGTGGACAGTTCGGCCGCGGTTATCACCGCGCAAGGGTTGCTGCGTCTTGGCCGCGCGCTCGGCGCGAAAGGGAAACGGTTCACGCAAGCGGGCCTCACGGTTGCGCGGTCGCTGTTCGCGCCGCCGTACTTATCCACAAGTTATCAACATGAAGGGATACTCCTGCACTCTGTCTACCATCGTCCGAACGGTTGGGACTACGTTCCGAAGGGCAAGCGCGTGCCGCAAGGGGAATCATCGATGTGGGGGGACTTCCATGCGATGGAGCTTGCGGTGTATCTTATGCGAACAATTCATGGTGGGCCGTACCTTGCGTTCTACGATCGCGGGTGA
- a CDS encoding PQQ-binding-like beta-propeller repeat protein, with amino-acid sequence MHSLVRSFVFAAGAVIATCAVAGESPQFRGPNRDGVFADETGLLKSWPEGGPKKLWVAAGIGRGYSSVSVAGGKIYVTGMRDDETGVLSIFDLSGKLERTIPYGKETMEKQAPGARSTPTLDGERVYFLSGIGVLYCIDLTAGKAIWDVNILERFGGALPMWHIAESVLIDGNNVICTPGGKEGRLAALNKMTGDTVWTTTGFEDTASYCSPAIFTHNGRRILTTATAATIVGAEPDTGKLLWAFAHKGPYDIHAVTPIYKDGGLYYVAGDGFGGGMLRLSEDGASVTPTWENKSLDCVHSGVVLVDGHLYGTGYRADAALECLEFDTGAVKWSAPEIQEGIVVYADGMLYVYEGPKKGLVSLVKAQPSGFERTGSFEITDGGDDKHWAHPTVANGVLYIRHGDAVIAYELKG; translated from the coding sequence ATGCATTCGCTTGTGAGGTCTTTTGTTTTTGCCGCCGGTGCGGTCATCGCGACGTGCGCGGTGGCGGGCGAGTCGCCGCAGTTCCGCGGGCCGAATCGAGACGGCGTATTCGCCGATGAAACGGGCCTGCTGAAATCGTGGCCGGAAGGCGGGCCGAAGAAGTTGTGGGTTGCGGCGGGGATCGGCAGGGGCTATTCGTCGGTGTCCGTCGCGGGCGGGAAGATTTATGTGACCGGCATGCGCGACGACGAGACGGGCGTGCTGTCGATCTTCGACTTGAGCGGGAAACTCGAGCGCACAATCCCGTACGGCAAAGAAACCATGGAAAAACAGGCACCCGGCGCCCGATCGACCCCCACGCTCGACGGGGAACGCGTGTACTTCCTGTCCGGAATCGGCGTGCTGTACTGCATCGACCTGACGGCGGGGAAAGCCATATGGGACGTGAATATCCTCGAACGTTTCGGCGGCGCGTTGCCGATGTGGCATATCGCCGAGTCGGTACTGATCGACGGCAACAACGTCATTTGTACCCCCGGTGGGAAGGAAGGCCGGCTTGCAGCGCTGAACAAGATGACGGGTGACACCGTCTGGACCACAACCGGTTTCGAAGACACCGCATCGTACTGCTCGCCGGCGATCTTCACACATAACGGCAGGCGCATCCTCACGACTGCCACCGCAGCCACCATCGTCGGCGCGGAACCCGATACCGGAAAACTGCTGTGGGCCTTCGCGCACAAAGGGCCCTACGACATCCATGCCGTCACGCCTATTTACAAGGACGGCGGACTCTATTACGTCGCGGGCGACGGTTTCGGCGGCGGTATGCTGAGATTATCGGAAGATGGCGCAAGCGTGACGCCCACGTGGGAAAACAAGTCGCTCGATTGCGTGCATAGCGGTGTCGTGTTGGTTGACGGACACCTCTACGGCACGGGCTACCGCGCGGACGCCGCGCTCGAGTGCCTGGAGTTCGACACCGGCGCGGTGAAGTGGAGCGCGCCCGAGATTCAGGAAGGCATCGTCGTCTACGCGGACGGCATGCTGTACGTGTACGAAGGCCCGAAAAAGGGCCTCGTCAGCCTCGTCAAAGCGCAGCCCTCCGGCTTCGAGCGCACCGGCTCCTTCGAGATCACCGACGGCGGCGACGACAAGCATTGGGCGCATCCCACTGTCGCCAATGGCGTCCTCTACATCCGCCACGGCGACGCGGTGATTGCGTATGAGTTGAAGGGGTGA
- a CDS encoding FAD-dependent oxidoreductase translates to MQRQSSVLLIALALTGSASAAEYDADVAIYGGTSSAIAAAVQVARMGHSVVVVSPDKHLGGLSSGGLGWTDTGKKETIGGIAREFYHRVWKHYDSAEAWRWQTREEYGNKGQGTPAIDGDNRTMWIFEPHVAEAVFEEFVKEHSIPVHRDAWLDREHGVTKEDGHIVAIRTLAGDAYRAKVFIDATYEGDLMAAAGVSYHVGRESTAAYGEKWNGVQTGVLHHRHYFMAEISPYKVPGDPASGLLPRVSADPPGEFGAADKRVQAYCYRMCLTDHPENRVPFEKPEGYDAAQYELLLRVFESGWREHFQKFDPIPNRKTDTNNHGPFSTDNIGANYDYPEASYERRRKILDEHTRYQKGLMYFMANDPRVPQDVREAMGKWGLAKDEFTDNGNWPHQIYVREARRMIGAFVMTEHEVLGKRDVAMSVGMGSYAMDSHNVQRYIKPDGFVQNEGDIGVKPDKPYAIDYRALTPKQDECENLLVPICLSSSHIAFGSIRMEPVFMILGQSAATAAVMAIDTGIAVQAVPYDKLRERLLADDQRL, encoded by the coding sequence ATGCAGCGGCAGTCTTCTGTGTTGCTGATTGCGCTGGCGCTGACGGGCAGCGCGTCAGCGGCCGAATATGACGCGGATGTCGCCATCTACGGCGGCACCTCGTCCGCCATTGCCGCCGCGGTACAGGTCGCGCGGATGGGCCATTCCGTTGTTGTCGTTTCGCCGGACAAACACCTCGGCGGATTGAGCAGCGGCGGTCTCGGCTGGACCGACACCGGCAAGAAGGAAACGATTGGCGGCATTGCGCGCGAGTTCTATCATCGCGTGTGGAAGCATTACGACAGTGCCGAGGCGTGGCGTTGGCAAACGCGCGAGGAGTACGGCAACAAGGGCCAGGGCACGCCCGCGATCGACGGCGACAACCGCACGATGTGGATATTCGAGCCGCACGTCGCGGAGGCGGTCTTCGAGGAGTTCGTCAAAGAGCATTCGATTCCCGTCCACCGCGATGCGTGGCTCGACCGCGAACATGGCGTAACCAAGGAGGACGGCCACATTGTCGCGATACGCACGCTCGCGGGCGATGCGTATCGCGCGAAGGTGTTCATCGACGCGACGTACGAAGGCGATCTCATGGCCGCGGCGGGTGTGTCGTACCACGTGGGCCGCGAATCGACCGCGGCGTACGGCGAGAAATGGAACGGCGTGCAGACCGGCGTGCTGCACCATCGCCACTACTTCATGGCGGAAATCAGCCCATACAAGGTCCCCGGCGATCCCGCGAGCGGGTTGCTGCCGCGTGTCTCTGCCGATCCGCCGGGCGAATTCGGCGCGGCGGACAAGCGCGTGCAGGCGTACTGCTACCGCATGTGCCTCACCGATCACCCGGAGAACCGCGTGCCGTTCGAGAAACCGGAAGGCTATGACGCCGCGCAATACGAACTGCTGTTGCGTGTGTTCGAGTCCGGCTGGCGCGAACACTTCCAAAAATTCGACCCCATTCCGAACCGCAAGACCGACACCAACAATCACGGCCCCTTCAGCACGGACAATATCGGCGCGAATTACGACTATCCCGAAGCGTCGTACGAACGCAGGCGCAAGATTCTCGACGAGCATACGCGGTATCAGAAGGGATTAATGTACTTCATGGCCAACGATCCGCGCGTGCCGCAGGACGTGCGCGAGGCAATGGGCAAGTGGGGCCTCGCGAAAGACGAGTTCACGGACAACGGCAACTGGCCGCACCAGATTTACGTGCGCGAAGCGAGGCGCATGATCGGCGCGTTCGTCATGACCGAACATGAGGTGCTCGGCAAACGCGACGTGGCGATGTCCGTGGGAATGGGTTCCTATGCGATGGACAGCCACAACGTGCAACGCTATATAAAACCTGACGGATTCGTGCAGAACGAGGGCGATATCGGCGTCAAGCCCGACAAACCTTATGCTATCGACTACCGGGCGCTCACGCCGAAACAAGACGAATGCGAGAACCTGCTCGTCCCAATTTGCCTGTCCAGCTCGCACATCGCCTTCGGCTCCATCCGCATGGAGCCCGTCTTCATGATCCTCGGCCAGAGCGCCGCCACCGCCGCCGTCATGGCTATCGACACGGGAATTGCCGTGCAGGCCGTGCCCTATGACAAACTGCGCGAACGCCTCCTCGCTGATGATCAGCGGCTGTAA
- a CDS encoding DUF2961 domain-containing protein, translating to MKCYVIHLAVVVAFSISCATATSQEIGMDKLYELKDAKTRSISPENFTGEKGKGGMATLEEGNAKRAARELGQGWKVNPYIYIEPGQTFTLAEMKGPGVINHMWMTPVGDYRLMIFRFYWDDEKEPSVEVPVGDFFAAGWGLGNEPRITSLAVCVNPRSGFNSYWQMPFRKKCRITMENLGDKRASLYYQIDYSLEPVAKNTPYFHAQFRRVNPLPYKDVYTIVDGIKGRGHYVGTYLAHGANSPGWWGEGEIKFYMDGDTDFPTICGTGEEDYFCGSYGYNERMENGRDAYESFTSPYTGFYHVKYEGSQRRFGQYRWHITDPIRFESDLRVTIQSLGWQSEGRYLPLQDDQASVAYWYQLEPHNPFPPLPAKEKLVIANEIPLEGFLKSNVFIDKTSVEIKGRAGVAEIRYTRDGSEPTTSSTLYNGPFDVTTSCVVKARGFANGKSVTPILEGSFVQKSARGAAKIGKTKPGLALEFFSLEDTLESTQGLAGRKPAEKSVASTIALPARDLPDRFGMIFTGYVTVAARGIYTFSTLSNDGSRLYIGDELVVDNDGPHGDREVSGQIALEPGAHPIRVEYFQAGNMSVLEASIEGGGMAKQAIPAQMLSH from the coding sequence ATGAAGTGTTACGTCATCCACTTAGCCGTCGTCGTGGCGTTCTCTATTTCCTGCGCCACCGCTACGTCGCAGGAGATAGGCATGGACAAACTATACGAACTCAAGGACGCGAAGACCCGCTCGATCAGCCCGGAGAATTTTACGGGAGAGAAGGGCAAGGGCGGCATGGCCACGCTCGAGGAAGGTAACGCCAAGCGCGCGGCCCGTGAACTTGGGCAGGGGTGGAAGGTCAACCCGTACATCTACATCGAGCCGGGCCAGACATTCACCCTCGCGGAGATGAAAGGCCCCGGCGTCATCAACCACATGTGGATGACGCCCGTCGGCGATTACCGGCTGATGATCTTCCGGTTCTATTGGGACGACGAAAAGGAGCCGTCGGTTGAAGTGCCCGTCGGCGATTTCTTCGCGGCGGGCTGGGGCCTCGGCAACGAGCCGCGCATCACCTCGCTGGCGGTGTGCGTGAACCCGCGCAGCGGTTTCAATTCGTACTGGCAGATGCCGTTCCGCAAGAAGTGCCGTATCACGATGGAAAATCTCGGCGACAAGCGCGCAAGCCTCTATTACCAAATCGACTACTCGCTTGAACCCGTGGCAAAGAACACGCCGTACTTCCACGCGCAGTTCCGCCGCGTGAACCCGCTTCCATACAAAGACGTTTACACGATCGTCGACGGAATCAAGGGCCGCGGGCACTACGTCGGCACCTACCTCGCTCACGGCGCGAACAGCCCGGGCTGGTGGGGCGAAGGCGAGATCAAGTTCTACATGGACGGCGACACGGATTTCCCGACCATCTGCGGCACCGGCGAAGAAGACTACTTCTGCGGCTCATACGGCTACAACGAACGCATGGAAAACGGCCGCGACGCATACGAAAGCTTTACCAGCCCGTACACGGGCTTTTATCACGTGAAATACGAAGGTTCGCAACGCCGCTTCGGCCAATACCGCTGGCACATCACCGATCCCATTCGCTTCGAAAGCGATCTCCGCGTGACCATCCAGAGCCTTGGCTGGCAGAGCGAAGGCCGATACCTTCCGCTGCAGGACGACCAGGCATCTGTCGCGTACTGGTATCAGCTCGAACCGCACAATCCCTTCCCGCCGCTGCCTGCAAAGGAAAAGCTCGTCATCGCAAACGAGATACCGCTGGAAGGATTTCTGAAGAGCAACGTCTTCATCGACAAGACGAGCGTGGAAATTAAGGGCCGCGCCGGCGTCGCGGAAATCCGCTACACACGTGACGGCTCCGAACCCACAACGAGTTCCACACTCTACAACGGCCCCTTCGACGTGACTACTTCGTGCGTGGTGAAAGCGCGTGGCTTCGCCAACGGCAAAAGCGTTACGCCGATTCTCGAAGGCTCTTTCGTGCAAAAATCCGCGCGCGGCGCCGCGAAAATCGGCAAGACCAAACCCGGACTCGCGCTCGAATTCTTCTCGCTCGAAGATACCCTCGAATCGACCCAGGGCCTGGCCGGGCGTAAACCGGCCGAGAAGAGTGTCGCCAGCACAATCGCCCTTCCCGCAAGGGACTTGCCGGATCGCTTCGGAATGATCTTCACCGGTTACGTCACCGTCGCCGCGCGCGGCATCTATACGTTCTCGACGCTATCGAACGACGGCAGCCGCCTCTACATCGGCGACGAACTGGTCGTTGACAACGACGGTCCGCACGGCGACCGCGAAGTCTCCGGCCAGATCGCACTCGAACCCGGCGCGCACCCGATCCGCGTCGAATACTTCCAAGCGGGCAACATGAGTGTACTCGAGGCATCAATTGAAGGCGGCGGAATGGCGAAGCAGGCAATCCCAGCGCAAATGTTGTCTCACTGA